The Sorangiineae bacterium MSr11367 genome window below encodes:
- a CDS encoding M20/M25/M40 family metallo-hydrolase: protein MTLRKNHHWQKSSKRIGGVRKFMAAAPLVLFAVPAAGQQTDDMNRVIDQGLQHSQVMQVAQYLTDSIGARMTNSPQMRRAEAWTQWQFRTWGLKNVRKDGFPFGRGWSIQWSSVRMATPRVIQLTAMPIAWTPGTNGWVTAPIVVAPMKHERDFEAWRGKLAGKVVLVSLPNDGDEPGDAPFKRLTDEEIHKLDRYHQSEYDPAGIERQSKRFAFRAKRDAFLKSERAVAWARMSYRDGKLLSGEGYTYGVGETPALPGIEIAAEDYRRLARLAKTGPAPVLQFNCNVKFDDSDVNAYNILADIPGTDARAGYVMAGAHLDSWVAGDGAADNGAGTVVVMEAARILSSLGLKPRRTIRFALWAGEEQGLLGSLAYIEKYLATRMPPSGKPLTGEDAFLRWPYTFPIKPLPGYKDLVAYFNIDNGSGKIRGIHAEGNVAATSLLRDWLQPFAGMGANTVVSSPTDGTDHVFMQAIGIPAYQFIQDPLDYGTRVHHSGVDTFDHLKAEDLRQAAVVLAGLLLESANSEKALPHMPIPTQRPVTNPFKYEDPKDD, encoded by the coding sequence ATGACGCTCCGCAAAAATCATCATTGGCAAAAGTCGTCCAAGCGAATTGGTGGCGTACGTAAGTTCATGGCGGCAGCGCCGCTCGTGCTCTTTGCGGTGCCCGCCGCCGGGCAGCAGACCGATGACATGAATCGGGTCATCGACCAGGGCCTCCAGCACTCGCAAGTCATGCAGGTCGCCCAGTACCTGACCGACTCGATCGGTGCGCGCATGACCAACTCGCCGCAGATGCGCCGCGCCGAGGCGTGGACGCAATGGCAATTTCGGACTTGGGGCCTCAAGAACGTGCGCAAGGACGGTTTTCCGTTCGGTCGCGGATGGTCGATCCAATGGTCGAGCGTGCGAATGGCCACACCGCGCGTCATTCAGCTCACCGCCATGCCCATCGCGTGGACGCCGGGCACCAATGGCTGGGTGACCGCGCCGATCGTCGTAGCACCGATGAAGCATGAACGCGATTTCGAGGCGTGGCGCGGCAAACTCGCGGGCAAGGTCGTTTTGGTCTCGCTGCCCAACGACGGTGACGAGCCGGGCGACGCGCCCTTCAAGCGGCTGACCGACGAGGAGATCCACAAGCTCGATCGCTATCACCAGTCCGAGTACGACCCGGCGGGGATCGAACGTCAATCGAAACGCTTCGCGTTCCGCGCCAAACGCGATGCCTTTCTCAAGAGCGAACGCGCCGTGGCTTGGGCACGTATGTCGTATCGCGACGGCAAACTTCTGAGCGGTGAAGGATATACCTACGGCGTCGGCGAAACGCCGGCGCTGCCGGGGATCGAGATCGCGGCCGAGGACTATCGCCGTTTGGCGAGGCTGGCCAAGACGGGTCCCGCGCCCGTGCTCCAGTTCAACTGCAACGTCAAGTTCGATGATAGCGACGTCAACGCGTACAACATTCTCGCCGACATTCCCGGCACCGATGCGCGGGCTGGGTACGTGATGGCGGGCGCGCATCTCGATAGCTGGGTCGCCGGCGATGGCGCTGCCGACAACGGTGCAGGGACGGTCGTGGTCATGGAGGCTGCGCGGATCTTGTCGTCGCTCGGCCTCAAGCCACGGCGCACGATCCGCTTCGCCCTTTGGGCCGGCGAGGAGCAGGGGTTGCTCGGTTCTTTGGCCTACATCGAGAAATACCTGGCGACCCGCATGCCCCCAAGTGGCAAGCCCCTCACGGGTGAAGATGCGTTTTTGCGCTGGCCTTACACATTCCCTATCAAGCCGCTACCCGGTTACAAAGACCTCGTCGCCTATTTCAATATCGACAATGGTTCGGGCAAGATCCGCGGCATTCACGCCGAGGGGAACGTTGCCGCCACCTCGCTGTTGCGCGACTGGCTGCAGCCGTTCGCCGGCATGGGCGCAAACACCGTCGTTTCGTCCCCCACCGACGGCACGGACCACGTCTTCATGCAGGCCATTGGCATCCCCGCCTATCAATTCATTCAGGACCCTCTGGATTACGGTACGCGCGTCCATCACAGCGGCGTCGATACCTTCGATCATCTAAAGGCAGAGGACCTGCGCCAAGCGGCGGTCGTCCTCGCCGGACTTCTCCTCGAATCGGCCAATAGCGAAAAGGCCTTGCCACACATGCCCATACCAACCCAAAGGCCTGTGACCAATCCGTTCAAGTACGAAGATCCAAAAGACGATTGA
- a CDS encoding MBL fold metallo-hydrolase: MSDFVAEESVDGRAVACIERLRKRRRPCSGSRDGCSIQILGSSVAHRALRKVALRRARVGLYVRGQKKESNMCMGHESHAGNELVPSRYALKIGEIDVMVISDGAMPIPANILGTNVDPAARDTVLRDKFLPDPIDWGLNVVVVRSGGKTILIDAGVGSEMPDATRAGRLALRLEGAGIDPASVTDVIATHIHMDHVGGLLDQRLRSRLRPDLRIHVSGTDVEFFAAPDFSHNTFGGIQDVIRSSAQRFLDAYRSELRPFDKEYEVAPGVVVTRTGGHTPGHSVVRVASGGERLTFAGDAVVPVGIDRPGWQNAFDHEPEDATRVRFRLLKEAATTRELFLASHLSFPSLGRVAVAGDAFRYVPINWAY, translated from the coding sequence ATGAGCGACTTCGTCGCCGAAGAATCGGTCGATGGTCGAGCCGTCGCTTGCATCGAGCGCTTGCGCAAGCGGAGGCGTCCCTGCAGCGGTTCGCGCGACGGTTGCAGTATACAAATACTTGGCAGCTCGGTGGCACACCGCGCTTTGCGCAAAGTGGCTCTGCGCCGCGCGAGGGTCGGGCTTTACGTTCGTGGCCAGAAAAAGGAGTCAAACATGTGTATGGGCCACGAATCACACGCCGGCAACGAGTTGGTTCCGTCGCGCTACGCGCTGAAGATCGGCGAGATCGACGTGATGGTGATCAGCGACGGGGCGATGCCGATACCCGCCAACATATTGGGCACCAACGTCGATCCGGCCGCCCGAGACACCGTGCTGCGCGACAAGTTCTTGCCGGACCCGATCGATTGGGGGCTGAACGTCGTCGTGGTGCGTAGCGGCGGCAAGACCATACTCATCGACGCCGGAGTAGGGTCGGAGATGCCGGACGCCACGCGGGCCGGGCGGCTGGCCCTGCGGCTGGAGGGCGCGGGCATCGATCCCGCGTCGGTGACCGACGTGATCGCTACCCACATCCACATGGACCATGTTGGCGGGCTGCTCGACCAGCGGCTGAGGAGTCGCCTACGCCCGGACCTGCGGATCCACGTGTCGGGCACCGACGTCGAGTTCTTTGCGGCGCCCGATTTCTCCCACAACACGTTTGGCGGGATTCAGGACGTGATTCGGTCGAGCGCCCAGAGGTTCTTGGACGCATACCGCAGCGAACTGCGACCGTTCGACAAGGAGTACGAGGTGGCGCCGGGGGTTGTCGTCACCCGCACCGGCGGCCACACCCCCGGGCACAGCGTGGTCCGCGTGGCGTCCGGCGGCGAGCGACTGACGTTCGCCGGCGATGCGGTGGTCCCGGTCGGGATCGACCGTCCCGGTTGGCAAAACGCCTTCGATCACGAACCCGAGGATGCCACCCGCGTCCGGTTTCGTCTCTTGAAGGAGGCTGCGACGACGCGTGAGCTGTTCTTGGCCAGTCACCTATCGTTCCCGTCCCTCGGCCGCGTGGCGGTCGCCGGCGACGCTTTTCGTTATGTACCGATCAACTGGGCGTACTGA
- a CDS encoding response regulator: MAPPELPAVRILIVDDDKAICEYMQTLLERDGFQVKTLSDPSSVEEEVRQGGYHLIVLDLMMPKLDGIEVLRRIRKLDSDIAVVIFTGFPNLETAVASMKLDAVDYLKKPFNVDEFREVLGRVMRKKGLARTPEEQLHRVIGDTIRNLRKEKDLTLKQMSRRTGLSVSLLSQIERAESSASISSLYKIAIALESRIQDLFGEF, translated from the coding sequence ATGGCACCCCCCGAGCTTCCCGCCGTACGCATTCTCATCGTCGACGACGACAAGGCCATCTGCGAATACATGCAGACGCTCCTTGAGCGAGATGGCTTCCAAGTCAAAACCCTAAGTGACCCCTCCAGTGTCGAGGAGGAGGTTCGTCAAGGTGGTTACCACCTGATCGTGCTCGACCTGATGATGCCGAAACTCGATGGCATCGAAGTACTCCGCCGCATTCGGAAACTGGACAGCGACATCGCCGTCGTCATCTTCACGGGCTTCCCGAACCTCGAGACCGCGGTGGCCTCGATGAAGCTCGACGCCGTCGACTACTTGAAGAAGCCCTTCAACGTCGACGAGTTCCGCGAAGTCCTCGGCCGCGTGATGCGGAAGAAGGGTCTTGCCCGCACCCCCGAAGAGCAACTCCACCGGGTCATCGGCGACACGATCCGCAACCTGCGCAAGGAAAAAGATCTGACCTTGAAGCAGATGTCCCGCCGCACCGGACTCAGCGTCTCCCTCCTGTCCCAAATCGAGCGCGCGGAATCGTCCGCATCGATCTCGTCCCTCTACAAGATCGCCATCGCGCTCGAATCGCGCATCCAAGATCTCTTCGGCGAGTTCTGA
- the ureG gene encoding urease accessory protein UreG — MHDPHEHAHGGHTHSHEHEEHEAHGHTHEHWDGPGLFRDRSAPRKHTRSFAERAFTVGIGGPVGSGKTALVLQLCLRLRERMRLGVVTNDIFTREDAEFLERHRALPSGQIRAVETGGCPHAAIREDISPNLDALTQLMQDITPELLIVESGGDNLAAQYSRELVDYTVYVIDVAGGDKVPRKGGPGITQSDLLIINKIDLAPHVGASLEVMARDANRMRQGGPVVFTRCNQGEGLDEVVAHLLRARAEALANDAKPEP; from the coding sequence ATGCACGATCCCCATGAGCACGCGCACGGCGGCCACACGCACAGCCACGAGCACGAAGAACACGAAGCGCACGGACACACGCACGAACACTGGGACGGTCCAGGTCTCTTCCGCGACCGCTCGGCGCCCCGCAAGCACACGCGCTCGTTCGCGGAGCGCGCCTTCACCGTCGGCATCGGCGGCCCCGTCGGAAGCGGCAAGACGGCGCTGGTGCTTCAGCTCTGTCTCCGCCTGCGCGAGCGCATGCGGCTCGGTGTGGTGACGAACGATATTTTCACGCGTGAGGACGCTGAGTTCCTCGAGCGCCACCGCGCTCTACCCAGCGGCCAAATCCGTGCGGTGGAAACCGGCGGATGCCCGCACGCGGCCATCCGCGAGGACATCAGTCCGAACCTGGATGCACTGACCCAGTTGATGCAAGACATCACGCCCGAGCTGCTCATCGTGGAAAGTGGCGGCGACAATCTGGCCGCCCAGTACAGCCGCGAGCTGGTCGACTACACGGTGTACGTCATCGATGTGGCCGGAGGCGACAAGGTGCCCCGCAAGGGAGGCCCAGGCATCACGCAGAGCGACTTGCTCATCATCAACAAGATCGATCTCGCGCCACACGTGGGGGCGAGCCTCGAGGTGATGGCCCGCGATGCCAATCGGATGCGCCAAGGCGGACCAGTGGTCTTCACGCGCTGCAATCAAGGTGAAGGCCTCGACGAAGTGGTCGCGCACCTCCTCCGCGCGCGCGCCGAAGCTCTCGCCAATGACGCCAAACCCGAACCTTGA
- the ureC gene encoding urease subunit alpha: protein MSRLDRRAYAAMYGPTTGDRVALGDTGLVIEVERDFAVYGDECKFGGGKVLRDEMGQMAGIGDAEALDVVITNALVVDHTGIFKADIGIKHGRIVGIGKAGNPRVMAGVSDNMLVGVTTDAIAGEGLILTAGGIDTHIHFICPQQADEAIASGVTTMVGGGTGPTTGTNATTCSPGIRNIEMMLRACDALPVNIGLTGKGNTSQPDGLVDQIRAGAIGLKLHEDWGTTPPAIDCCLGVAEAEDVQVTIHTDTLNESGYVDDSIAAFRGRTIHTYHTEGAGGGHAPDILRVAGEPNVLPSSTNPTRPFTVNTLDEHLDMLMVCHHLDRRIPEDVAFAESRIRGETIAAEDVLHDLGALSMMASDSQAMGRVGEVICRTWQTAAKMKGERGRLSGESGANDNLRARRYIAKYTINPAIAHGMSREIGSVEIGKWADLVLWRPAFFGVKPELVLKGGFVAWSQMGDPNASIPTPQPSYMRPMFGAMGRAVGASSLTFVSQRALAEGGLAKLGLSKRAVAVERCRGLGKRDMVLNDTLPAMRVDPETYEVFADGVLLTASPAKVVPLGRLYSLF, encoded by the coding sequence ATGAGCCGCCTCGATCGACGTGCCTACGCCGCGATGTATGGTCCAACCACTGGTGATCGCGTGGCGCTCGGCGACACGGGCCTCGTCATCGAGGTCGAGCGCGACTTTGCGGTCTACGGCGACGAATGCAAGTTCGGCGGCGGCAAAGTGCTCCGCGACGAGATGGGCCAGATGGCCGGCATCGGGGACGCCGAGGCGCTGGACGTGGTCATCACGAATGCGCTGGTGGTCGACCACACGGGCATCTTCAAAGCGGACATCGGCATCAAGCATGGCCGCATCGTCGGCATCGGCAAAGCGGGCAACCCGCGCGTGATGGCCGGGGTGAGCGACAACATGCTCGTGGGCGTGACCACCGATGCGATCGCGGGCGAAGGCCTCATTCTGACGGCCGGCGGCATCGACACGCACATCCATTTCATCTGCCCGCAGCAGGCCGACGAGGCCATCGCCAGCGGCGTGACCACGATGGTCGGCGGCGGCACCGGCCCCACCACGGGCACGAACGCCACCACGTGCTCGCCCGGCATCCGCAACATCGAGATGATGCTGCGCGCGTGCGATGCCCTGCCCGTGAACATCGGGCTCACGGGCAAAGGGAACACGTCGCAGCCGGACGGCTTGGTCGATCAGATTCGCGCCGGCGCCATCGGGCTCAAGCTGCACGAGGACTGGGGCACCACGCCGCCGGCCATCGATTGCTGCCTCGGCGTGGCGGAAGCCGAAGACGTGCAGGTGACCATTCACACCGACACCTTGAACGAGTCGGGCTACGTGGACGATTCGATCGCCGCCTTCCGCGGCCGCACGATCCACACGTACCACACGGAGGGTGCCGGCGGCGGGCACGCACCGGACATCCTGCGCGTCGCCGGCGAGCCGAACGTCCTCCCGAGCTCGACGAACCCGACGCGCCCCTTCACGGTGAACACGCTCGACGAGCACCTCGACATGCTCATGGTCTGCCATCACCTGGACCGGCGCATCCCGGAGGACGTCGCGTTCGCCGAGAGCCGCATCCGTGGCGAGACCATCGCCGCCGAGGACGTGCTGCACGACTTGGGCGCGCTCAGCATGATGGCCAGCGACAGCCAGGCCATGGGACGTGTGGGCGAGGTCATTTGCCGCACGTGGCAGACCGCCGCGAAGATGAAGGGCGAGCGGGGCCGTCTGTCCGGGGAAAGCGGGGCGAACGACAACCTGCGGGCGCGGCGTTACATCGCGAAGTACACGATCAACCCGGCCATCGCGCATGGCATGTCGCGCGAGATTGGCTCCGTGGAAATCGGCAAGTGGGCCGACCTGGTGTTGTGGCGGCCGGCGTTCTTCGGAGTGAAGCCCGAGCTGGTGCTCAAGGGTGGCTTCGTGGCGTGGTCGCAGATGGGCGATCCCAATGCGTCGATCCCAACGCCGCAGCCGTCGTACATGCGGCCGATGTTCGGGGCGATGGGCCGCGCGGTGGGCGCCTCGTCCTTGACCTTCGTCTCGCAGCGCGCGCTCGCCGAGGGCGGACTGGCCAAGCTGGGGCTCAGCAAGCGCGCGGTCGCCGTGGAGCGATGCCGCGGACTCGGCAAGCGCGACATGGTGCTCAACGACACGCTGCCGGCGATGCGGGTCGATCCCGAGACGTACGAGGTCTTCGCCGACGGCGTTCTCCTCACCGCGAGCCCTGCGAAGGTCGTCCCGCTGGGGCGGCTGTACTCGCTCTTTTGA
- a CDS encoding urease accessory protein UreD has product MDEDRAGRGRVVAAFRGGKNVLERAYAESPLRLLLPKVPYVTGATAAWVCVTSLGGGLVRGDALRLDVDVDEGSTLLLTTQASTKAYRGGTRQVLHARVEGTLVALPDPVACFAGSTYESEVAVTLGPSATLVLVDAFTSGRAAYGERWAFERLASRIHVDRGEPLLRDATVLDARHGSIAARFGRVDAYATLVALGARAADVMAAMLAPGRTAKNVLYAPSKLACGDGVVARVAAERTEDVLREIRYRLGNIAEICGVDPYASRH; this is encoded by the coding sequence ATGGACGAAGATCGCGCGGGTCGAGGTCGGGTGGTCGCGGCATTCCGCGGCGGAAAAAATGTGCTCGAGCGCGCCTACGCGGAGAGTCCCCTGCGGCTCTTGCTGCCCAAGGTGCCGTACGTGACAGGCGCCACGGCCGCGTGGGTCTGTGTGACGAGCCTCGGCGGAGGCCTGGTGCGCGGCGATGCTCTGCGGCTCGATGTCGACGTCGACGAAGGCTCCACCTTGCTCCTGACGACGCAAGCCTCCACCAAAGCGTACCGCGGCGGCACGCGGCAGGTGCTGCACGCGCGGGTGGAGGGAACCCTGGTGGCACTGCCCGATCCCGTGGCTTGCTTCGCGGGCTCCACGTACGAATCGGAGGTGGCGGTGACCTTGGGCCCGTCGGCGACCTTGGTGCTGGTCGACGCGTTCACCTCGGGCCGGGCGGCCTACGGCGAGCGATGGGCATTCGAGCGGTTGGCAAGTCGCATTCACGTGGACCGCGGCGAACCGCTTCTGCGTGACGCGACGGTGCTCGATGCGCGGCATGGCTCGATTGCCGCGCGGTTCGGCCGGGTCGATGCGTACGCGACCTTGGTGGCCCTCGGTGCGCGCGCCGCGGATGTGATGGCCGCCATGCTGGCGCCCGGCCGCACCGCGAAGAACGTGCTCTACGCGCCGTCAAAGCTCGCGTGCGGCGACGGCGTGGTGGCCCGCGTCGCCGCGGAACGCACCGAGGATGTGCTGCGCGAGATTCGGTACCGCCTCGGAAACATCGCCGAAATATGCGGTGTGGATCCCTATGCTTCCAGGCATTAG
- a CDS encoding SDR family NAD(P)-dependent oxidoreductase codes for MSSRRPLAVVTGASKGIGYELAKQFASNGFDLVVCADHEDIHTAAMEFAQLTHRVHAVQVDLAEYDGVETLYDSAQKLGPIDALAVNAGFGVAGDFARETDLRDELRMIQLNVVSTVHLTKRIVKDMVARGKGRILITASIAGAMPTPLEAVYGATKAFDLSFAASLRHELRDTGVSVTAMVPGPTDTNFAHRAGLDDTKVAEESKKNHPADVAKQGFEALMDGRDRVHAATSLGTKLQAAAQRFVPDALKAEWHRKMSEPGSARK; via the coding sequence ATGTCGTCGCGCAGGCCGCTTGCGGTCGTAACGGGAGCCTCCAAGGGCATCGGGTACGAGCTCGCCAAGCAATTTGCCTCGAACGGATTCGACCTCGTCGTTTGCGCCGATCACGAGGACATCCACACCGCGGCAATGGAATTTGCCCAGCTCACGCACCGCGTGCACGCCGTGCAGGTCGACCTGGCCGAGTACGACGGGGTCGAGACGCTCTATGACTCGGCACAGAAGCTCGGGCCGATCGATGCACTCGCGGTGAATGCCGGCTTCGGCGTCGCGGGTGACTTCGCGCGCGAGACCGATCTGCGCGACGAACTGCGCATGATCCAGCTCAACGTGGTCTCCACCGTCCACCTGACGAAGCGGATCGTGAAGGACATGGTGGCGCGCGGCAAAGGGCGCATCCTCATCACGGCCTCCATCGCGGGCGCGATGCCCACGCCGCTCGAGGCGGTCTACGGTGCCACGAAGGCGTTCGACCTCTCCTTCGCGGCGTCGCTCCGCCACGAATTGAGGGACACCGGCGTAAGCGTCACGGCCATGGTGCCGGGACCGACGGACACGAACTTCGCCCACCGGGCGGGGCTCGATGACACGAAGGTGGCAGAAGAGAGCAAGAAGAACCATCCCGCGGACGTCGCCAAACAAGGCTTCGAAGCGCTCATGGATGGCAGGGACCGCGTTCATGCCGCGACCAGCCTGGGCACCAAGCTTCAAGCCGCCGCCCAACGCTTCGTCCCGGACGCCCTCAAGGCGGAATGGCATCGCAAAATGTCCGAACCCGGATCCGCCAGGAAGTAG